From Halanaeroarchaeum sulfurireducens, a single genomic window includes:
- a CDS encoding amidohydrolase, whose protein sequence is MARPADVVFTGGDVHTLAEPDGVEEAVAVRNGRVARVDSAYEIDFCTGVETTVVDLDGSVLLPGFVDAHTHMLTLGQSRVHADLSGAESQKEALDRLRTDAARNHDWVLGFGWDESDWGTDPAPRRDDLDAISTDRPVAAFRVDLHSVVLNSVALDRLRADLPSDEIRTESGEATGVVVESAVDVVSAAIEPGRERAGTLLRAAIDFAHEHGVTAVHDMVRQSAAPRAYRDLDAADDLDLRVRINYWADHLDAIEELGLRPNHGSEFVRTGAIKTFTDGSIGSQSARVAEPFADEPDETGTWVVPPAEFRTLAERVDDAGLQLAAHAIGDVAIDAVLDVLEDVGDPAARHRIEHLELIDEASIARLSAVDAVASVQPNFHQWAGEDGLYARRLGDERRRRSNPLGRLADADIPIAFGSDGMPMDPLYGIEQAVTAPTAAQRLSVTEALRAYTRGSAYAGYDENRMGTVETGNLADFVVLAESPWEHPERIADIDVVMTVVGGEVVYESRQ, encoded by the coding sequence CCGCCCCGCAGACGTCGTCTTTACAGGCGGCGACGTACACACGCTCGCGGAACCGGACGGCGTCGAGGAAGCCGTCGCCGTCCGGAATGGTCGCGTCGCTCGCGTCGATTCCGCCTACGAGATCGATTTTTGTACCGGTGTCGAGACGACGGTCGTCGACCTCGACGGCAGCGTCCTGCTTCCGGGATTCGTCGATGCACACACCCACATGCTGACCCTCGGACAGTCCAGGGTCCACGCCGACCTCTCCGGTGCCGAGAGCCAGAAGGAGGCGCTGGATCGGCTCCGGACAGACGCGGCGCGGAATCACGACTGGGTGCTCGGATTCGGCTGGGACGAAAGCGACTGGGGCACCGATCCAGCGCCCCGTCGTGATGACCTCGATGCAATCTCCACGGACCGACCCGTCGCCGCCTTTCGTGTCGACCTTCACTCGGTGGTCCTGAACTCCGTCGCCCTCGACCGCCTTCGGGCGGACCTCCCTTCGGATGAGATCCGAACCGAGAGCGGCGAGGCGACCGGCGTGGTCGTCGAGTCGGCCGTGGACGTGGTCTCGGCGGCTATCGAACCGGGCAGAGAACGGGCAGGCACACTCCTCCGGGCAGCGATCGACTTTGCCCACGAACACGGGGTGACGGCCGTCCACGACATGGTCCGTCAGTCGGCGGCGCCGAGGGCCTACCGCGACCTCGACGCCGCAGACGACCTCGACCTCAGGGTTCGCATCAACTACTGGGCGGACCACCTGGATGCCATCGAAGAACTCGGCCTGCGGCCGAACCACGGCAGCGAGTTCGTCCGGACCGGCGCCATCAAGACGTTCACCGACGGCAGCATCGGGAGTCAGTCCGCGAGGGTTGCGGAGCCCTTCGCGGACGAGCCGGACGAGACGGGAACGTGGGTCGTTCCACCGGCCGAGTTCCGGACGCTCGCAGAGCGAGTCGACGACGCGGGCCTCCAGCTGGCGGCCCACGCCATCGGCGACGTGGCGATCGACGCGGTCCTCGACGTGCTCGAGGACGTGGGGGATCCTGCCGCCCGCCACCGAATCGAGCACCTGGAACTGATCGACGAGGCCTCGATTGCCAGACTATCGGCGGTCGACGCGGTGGCCTCCGTCCAGCCGAATTTCCACCAGTGGGCGGGCGAAGACGGGCTCTACGCCCGCCGCCTCGGTGACGAACGACGACGCCGGTCGAATCCTCTGGGCCGTTTGGCGGACGCCGACATCCCCATCGCATTCGGAAGCGACGGAATGCCGATGGACCCACTCTACGGCATCGAGCAGGCCGTGACCGCCCCGACGGCTGCCCAGCGGCTCTCCGTTACCGAGGCTCTCCGGGCGTACACCCGCGGGAGCGCGTACGCCGGGTACGACGAGAATCGGATGGGAACCGTGGAGACCGGAAACCTCGCCGATTTCGTCGTGCTCGCCGAGTCACCGTGGGAGCACCCCGAGCGCATCGCCGACATCGACGTGGTGATGACGGTCGTGGGTGGCGAGGTCGTCTACGAGAGCCGTCAGTAG
- the gpmI gene encoding 2,3-bisphosphoglycerate-independent phosphoglycerate mutase codes for MQAALVILDGWGLANHDGRNAIAAAATPTFDRIKATGAFGTLTADGRSVGLPDDQMGNSEVGHLTIGAGRVVEQPYTRINDAIAADELCQNEAVAGAFDAAARAGGRVHFAGLVSDGGVHSDQAHLHALIECAAERGIEAVTHAFTDGRDTSPTGGESYLGELAAVAERHGTGHVATVSGRYYAMDRDENWERTKRAYDAIVNREADHRAPSAVDAVTASYDRGDTDEFVEPTLVAERPALADGDAAFLINFRADRVRQLVRMLADVEPDWEFETTPPDSHLATMTEYDQTYQFPVAFPPIDPTDTLGSVLAEAGRTQLRIAESEKYPHVTYFLNGGREVKFEGEIRRILESPAVPTYDQQPEMSAAAVTETAISIIEREDPDVMVLNYANPDMVGHTGDYEAAIAAVEAVDEQLARLLDSIGAAGAHAVVTADHGNADDMGTPEDPHTAHTFNPVPCIYLAPDGTDGGMRVRDGGELTDLAPTILSLIGVPIPDVMTGTSLLESY; via the coding sequence ATGCAGGCGGCGCTCGTCATTCTCGACGGCTGGGGGCTCGCGAATCACGACGGCCGCAACGCCATCGCTGCCGCAGCGACGCCGACGTTCGATCGCATCAAGGCGACCGGCGCGTTTGGCACGCTCACGGCCGACGGCCGCTCGGTCGGTCTGCCGGACGACCAGATGGGAAACAGCGAGGTCGGCCACCTCACCATCGGGGCCGGCCGGGTGGTCGAACAGCCGTATACGCGCATCAACGACGCCATCGCGGCCGACGAACTCTGTCAGAACGAGGCCGTCGCGGGCGCGTTCGACGCGGCGGCACGAGCGGGCGGCCGCGTTCACTTCGCCGGGCTCGTGAGCGACGGCGGCGTCCACTCCGATCAGGCCCACCTTCACGCGCTGATCGAGTGTGCGGCCGAACGCGGTATCGAGGCGGTCACGCACGCGTTCACCGACGGACGGGACACCAGCCCGACCGGCGGCGAGTCGTACCTCGGGGAGCTGGCGGCGGTCGCGGAACGGCACGGGACCGGGCACGTCGCGACGGTTTCCGGACGGTACTACGCCATGGATCGCGACGAGAACTGGGAGCGAACGAAGCGCGCCTACGACGCCATCGTAAATCGCGAGGCCGACCATCGGGCGCCCTCGGCTGTCGACGCCGTCACGGCCTCCTACGACCGTGGCGACACCGACGAGTTCGTGGAGCCAACCCTGGTGGCCGAGCGGCCAGCCCTGGCGGACGGCGACGCCGCCTTCCTCATCAACTTCCGGGCGGATCGGGTGCGACAGCTGGTTCGGATGCTCGCGGATGTCGAGCCCGACTGGGAGTTCGAGACGACCCCGCCGGACAGCCACCTGGCGACGATGACCGAGTACGACCAGACCTACCAGTTTCCCGTCGCGTTCCCGCCGATCGACCCGACCGACACGCTCGGATCCGTGCTGGCCGAGGCGGGGCGCACGCAACTCCGGATCGCGGAGTCCGAGAAGTACCCCCACGTCACCTACTTCCTCAACGGCGGACGTGAGGTCAAATTCGAGGGGGAGATCCGCCGGATCCTCGAGAGCCCCGCCGTCCCCACCTACGATCAGCAACCGGAGATGAGCGCAGCGGCTGTGACGGAGACGGCCATTTCGATCATCGAGCGCGAGGACCCGGACGTCATGGTGCTCAACTACGCCAACCCTGACATGGTCGGCCACACCGGCGACTACGAGGCAGCAATCGCGGCCGTCGAGGCCGTGGACGAACAGCTGGCGAGGCTTCTCGACTCGATCGGTGCGGCCGGGGCTCACGCCGTCGTTACGGCCGACCACGGCAACGCAGACGACATGGGGACGCCCGAGGATCCCCACACTGCCCATACGTTCAATCCCGTCCCCTGCATCTATCTCGCTCCGGACGGCACCGACGGTGGGATGAGAGTCCGCGACGGCGGCGAACTCACCGACCTCGCACCGACGATCCTCTCGCTGATCGGCGTTCCGATCCCCGACGTGATGACCGGCACGTCGCTGCTCGAGTCCTACTGA
- a CDS encoding cold-shock protein: MANGTVDFFHDTGGYGFITTEDADEDVFFHMEDVGGADLEEGQDIDFDIEQAPKGPRATNVERN; the protein is encoded by the coding sequence ATGGCAAACGGTACTGTGGATTTCTTCCACGACACAGGCGGCTACGGATTCATCACGACTGAGGACGCGGACGAGGACGTTTTCTTCCACATGGAGGACGTTGGCGGCGCTGACCTCGAAGAAGGACAAGATATCGATTTCGACATCGAGCAGGCCCCCAAGGGCCCGCGTGCGACGAACGTCGAACGCAACTAA